In Gossypium hirsutum isolate 1008001.06 chromosome A10, Gossypium_hirsutum_v2.1, whole genome shotgun sequence, the DNA window tacgtaatagactcctgaacccgttttcTCATATTTACATAGGccgaaattgatttaaatggaataaaatgcTTTATTAGGTGATTCAAtgacacctaaacaaaaaagattggtggcgactccatacttTGTTTTCAAAAAGTTGATCCccgtttttttaaaattaaaaatggtttcgacaggtaCAAAAGTACATGTATACAAAAAAGATATTAGTCAAAATTAAATATAGGTGGAATGGTAAAggttttgtttataaattttcacCAATACGAGTCTTTAAAGCCTTGGGTATTTTAAATAGTGATTTTTAGTTGATAtgtctaaaaattttatataaaaatatgaaaaagacaACAAGATCATTAGaatattactaattaaaaaaataatttttaggttttttcttaataaaattggTATTTGTTTAACTCATGACACATACTCAATCACAAGCattgtaataataaatatattttttgacacaatacttaCTTTTATCTATAATCTTCAAACCCTTAAACCGGAGGAAAAGAATGCACTTAAGTGTGCTTAAACTCACGAAATTTTTATTGTTCCAATAGCAACGGTAACAActgaatataataataataacgagACATTGTATTAGTATAGATAGTTaatgataataattattttatattagataattagaaaattaatttgaTGGTGTAATTCCACAAAATGCTTTTCGTCAAGTGAAAAAGGTTAAAACTATTGTCTTAGGATAATCCGAGGGAGGGCTAGTAATTTGTAAGGTTGCAGATTTGATGTAAAAACACCTCGCTTGCCTTAGCAAAACGCTAGCTTTCTCCATcagtattaataaattttaaacattaacTAGACGAAACGGAGTAAGTTTCTTATGCAGGTTTCagatatttattaattgttttgGAGCTTTATTTTGTCATATTTTAACTATCTATTAGAACGCCATTACTTGTCGCTTTTGCCAAACTTGTGGGAACACATGCAGGACTACTAGGAAGTAGGAACATAAGCTGCTTGATTCATCTACAGTCAGTTATTTCCAATAATTATAGAATAGAAATCttctaaaagaataaaatatataaatcaaaGGATGGAGTCCTTGTCAGGATAATTTCCGGAGCACGTAGAATTGTGGGAATTCGTCCATTTGAAATCTAGAAGAAGCTATATAAACCACAACCCATCTTTGGGATTCATATATCTCACATTCCTTCACTATAAGCTTTCTTGAAATTTGCTTGTGGACTCTTGTTTCTAGCAATGGCTTCTGGAAGACATTACTTGGCCTTACTCTTTATTTTGGGAATTTGGGTTTCTCAGGCCTCGTCTCGTTCGATTCCTGAGGTATTCATGTCTGACAGGTTTGAACATGGATGGCTAGCTATGGCCGAGTTTACCAAGATCCATCCGAGAAGGATAAACGATTCCAGATATTCAAAGAAAATGTAGAGTACATCGAATCCCACAATGCTGATCATACTGGCAAAAAGTACAACCTTGGTGTTAATGAATTTAAAGATTTGACCAACGAGGAATTTAAGTCAATGAGGAATGGTTATAAAATGCAACGTTCCACCCATGTTGCGTCTTCAAAGACATCTTCTTTTAGGTATGAAAATGTTCCTGCCGTTCCATCTAGCATGGATTGGAGATCTAAAGGAGCTGTTACCAACATCAAGGACCAAGGCCAATGTGGTAAGTCAGAACGACAGAATTCATATATAAAGAATCAATCTAATCCTGATtccatatataatttttaatatttgcttTAAATGATGTAGGGTGTTGTTGGGCATTCTCAGCTGTTGCAGCCATGGAAGGGATCACCAAACTTAAAACCGGTAACCTTGTCTCACTATCAGAGCAAGAGTTAGTTGATTGTGATATCAATGGGGAAGACGAAGGTTGCAGTGGGGGTCTCATGGATGATGCTTTTGAATTTATCATTACAAACAAAGGACTTACAACTGAATCAATTTACCCCTACCAAGGAGTTGATGGAACATGCAACAAGAAGGCAGCTGCCAACCATGCCGCTCAAATCACTGGTTATGAAGACGTACCTTCAAATAGTGAGTCAGCGTTGCTGAAAGCAGTGGCTAATCAACCAGTTTCGGTTGCCATTGATGCTGGTGGTGCTGACTTCCAGCACTACAAAAGCGGTGTTTTCACCGGCGAATGCGGCACCTCCCTAGACCGTGGGGTTACAGCAGTCGggaatggagaagatgatgatggGACCAAATATTGGTTGGTGAAAAATTCATGGGGCACCAGTTGGGGTGAGGATGGATACATTCAAATGCAAAGAGATATTGATGCTGAGGAAGGACTCTGCGGCATTGCAATGGAAGCCTCTTACCCAACTGCTTGATGCAGCACAGTGGCCGCCCTTTCAGTATTACTGGGGACGAATTAGCCATCATGTGCTTAATTATTAGctttttcatatatataactataagaaaaacaactaaaaaggCTTTCTATGTATAAGTTTCAAATTATTGTTCTGTTCGATCTTGTTACTAATGCCTTGATATTAGAAAAAGAAAGCTTTACTCCATACTTTTATTGTTCAACATCTTTTTACAATTATATACTTTCATTGAAGTTGACTCCTTATATGAGGTTTAAACTCAATTTAACTGGCACATCCGAATTAAGTCTAATCGCTTTGGCATCATAGATGACATTTAAGTTGAATATAGTAGGCAGAATTGATGTAAGTGTACGAAGATTTCAATGATATCAAGGGAGTAGATATCATTTAATGCCTTTGTCTATCAAATCACCATGGAAAAACGGTTCTGCATTAAATAGGAAATCACAGAACATATCAGacatatatgtgtgtatatgaacAAGAAATGTATACATAACCAAAATAATATTACAGAACGAGGTTGCTTCGAGTTGTATTATTTTGGTCACTGAATATGCTGTTAACTTATAAGAATGTATCAGGATGAACCAGGAACCAATTGGGGGTTAGTTTAAGCAATGAAGCcataaggaaagaaagaaaaaaggccAATGAGATTGTGAAAGAATAGCAGGTAGCCGACAAGCAATAATTTCAGGTCTCGAGTTGCGGTTTCTAGTCCTAGCATTCTCATCCACCCACGAAAGCACAAAGGATATGAGCTACCAACTACAAGGGAAAGCATAATATAGTTTTTTCTTTTACTCAAAGGTTAACCTGAACCTGTAATTATCTCCCTGAACCGGTAAGAACATCGAACAATCCACAGCAACTTAAGAACGAGGTTGTTTGCACTGTCGGTGGAGTTGAAGCAACAAGGGGCTGTGAACCAATTCAGGAAATAAACAAGAAATCACTTTTCAGTCAAATAAGTGAACATTCGAATCCAAAActatagaaaagaaaaagggcAAGATATACCTGCTTTTTAGAATGATCACGGGGCTCGGAATCTTGGGTTTTTTCCGTAACGTTACTAGCTTCAGCAGGTGGAGAGCTCGAGTATGAGAAAACTTGTCCTTCATTTCCTTCCAATTCAACCCTTGAAATCCCATCTGATGAGAGCAATAACTTCACTTCACTTTCATTCAACCCGGATTTGTCCGTGGAAATTTCAGTACCATGAGTTTCATCTCCAGCAACTTTCAGAGCTTCTGCAGACATGACGGTACCAAAAACATAGGCTTCTTCCCTTGACTTCTTCTTAGAGGCTCGAGATTCGTCATCTGAACTACTGGTGCAGCTAGAAATCTTATCATGCTCAACATGCTGAATAGCAACATGCGTGTTCTCGACATCATCCAATCCACATTTCTCTCTGCTTTCTGCATCTCTAGTGACTTTATCCACATACTTCTCCATGGTTACATGCGATTCAACAGGCGATGGCGCTCTTTCCCTTTCTTCTTCACGGTGATTGAACCGATGGTGGTGATCATGGTCATCCTGAGATGCAGGGGAACCAACATCACCACCATAAGTGTCCCCTTCATCTTGGCTTTTGCTGTCATCATTTCCTAGCACCATTTGATGCAATCACCACGCAAACAAGAAACTTATCAAACCAAAACAAACACTACAAAAAACTGAGTGCccagaattttgatgaaaatatagCAACAATCACCAGTAAAACAAAACACAAAGTAAACAGTTAACCAGGGCATGAACTTATTATGAACATGATACTAGCCATCAAACATTCAAAGCaagcatgcatgatttagttaaCTATAAATCTCCAGCATGGTAGAATCCAAGAACTAAATGccacttataaattaaaaacaacagTACCCATCTTCCCAAATCAAGcaaaaaacaaaaacccaaaacaaaattccCAATTAAAAAATCCATGTACCATGTGGATTGTTATTAGTTgatgaattttcatttttggcTGCTTGTTCCTTATTTTTCTTAGCAGCTTTTCTCTTCTTAGAACCTGATGGCATAATTGCTTCCCTCCTCCCTTTCTGGGTACTTAAAAACCTTTTCCAGTTCCCCCTCAAAGATCGTTTAGGCTGCTAACTACTTGCCTGCTGTAATTGTTGCTCACTTTCTGTGAAAATTTAGCTGTACGAAAGAGCAAGTAATGTTTAGTAGCTGTACGTTGAGAAATTATACTAGAAATTAGTGGCGATTAGCAAAAGCCAAAGCGTCAGTCACTGTTACTTGCTGGAATCGAGAAACTGGTTTGCCTATACGCTTGGATACTCTCTTCGAGAGAAGTTTGGATTATTTAGGAATTATGAAAGATTTTTTGCATTGATGGCCCCTGGGGCCATTTGGAGGGTGtatttaaatgatgaaatttggaATGAGTGGTGTGGTTGATGTGAATTTTAAtgttagtaaaattaaaatttttggagaTTTTCATTGGTTGGATAAGAGGAGTTAGGTGTAATGGTGAAATTCGACTTATTGCTTCAAATTTAAGATATCCTATCAACAATCAATTGAGCATAATggtgaaattaaaaattataaaaatactatGAATATGGTTTGATTTTATCAAAGTTCAATTCAAGGTGATATGTTTTCTAATTATGCAATATATTgctttattttttatacattatatagtttacatcacataaaaattaaatatatacgTGTATTGTCAAAGtattatatttaaagttttaataaaaaattaaaaattaaaaaatatattaaaataaaatgtataaagtaAAACTTAGCACttaatatttatctattttgttactttctttttaatttgttgaaatttttaatttttttttactaaatataCGTGAATGGTCATGCATGTCATCACGTTGGTCTcgtttctaaaaaaattaatatcaaacagacaaaaaaaataagtgaagtactaatttatatttatgccaattaaaaatagtataaaccTTCGCAACTTAGTCCATattttgaattgtatttgaacaaatataaaaatgtataatgatacaTGGTCCAACACAAGCACCGTGGGATCCGATCCATGTTCGGCCCGCTCCATATATAGATAGGATTTAAAATTAAAGGTGGGGCTCACGTGACCGTTGAcaaaaaataagttttaatttgatGAGATCAAAGAGGTGAGTATGAATCCAATATAATATGtatgatttgaaaattaaaaagaaaactagTTTGacatcaaatatatttttatatattttgtcagtttaatatttattttttaattaaatttaattattaatttttcaaaaatagttaAATCATTTGTTCTTAATACAAATAATGATAAAAACATTAAGagtcaaataaattttttaaatgaaaatgacgGCTAAAGCATTAATTCGTGGGGTGATTGCTCATGTAGACTTAATGTTAATATAAAGTGATcacttaaattaaatatttaacttttgaaaaaggtcaaaattacaattattccatttaaataaaagctaaaaaaactaaattaaacaaTTGACAATTTATAATGCACTATAATCATAATTATACCATTGTGGCAATGCATCCATTTTTTGGGTGCATCCGAGAAGGAACTAGCTAAAGAAATTTATAAAACTATCTTATGAAACTTTAACCTTCAACAAGTAGTTTTTCATGATGTCTAAAGAAAAGAGGTAAAAAGGTAAATTCAAAAACCAATCCTTTTGGCTCTAAGAAATTGATTTCATTTGGAGTTATTTTGAGAAATTGGAGTTACAGTTTTGaagatcttcttcttcatctgcaTTGTGCGTGTGTTCACTTGACATCTTCTACAAATAGTCAAGCAACGTAATATGCATCACAGTATGAAGTTAATTTCTGCCTTGTGTTGAAGATGTCAAGTGAAGTGTCACCAAGGAAGCATAAGCCCCATCGGTTATATTCATCAACGCATCGTTTCTACCGAAGATGTCAAGTGAAGTGCCACCAAGGAAGCATAAGCCCCATCAGTAGTATTCATCAATGTATCGTGTCTACCTTTCTCAACAATGACTCCGTTTTTCACCACCGCGATAATATCAGCACCCTTTATCGTGCTAAGGCGATGAGCAACAACAACAGTCGTTCTGTTCACCATAACCGCGTCCAATGCCTCCTGCACCACACGCTCCGATTCTGCGTCTATAGCACTTGTTGCCTCATCAAGCAAAAGGATCTTGGGGTCCTTCAAAATTGCTCTAGCAATGGCTATACGCTGTTTTTGCCCGCCGGACAACTGAATCCCCCGTTCTCCGACCGAAGTGTCGTAACCGTGCGGCAACGAACTGATAAACACATGTGCATTCGCTGCTTTCGTAGCTGCCATGATCTCTTCTTCGGTTCCATTTCCTTGTTTGCCATAGGCTATGTTGGTACGTATGGTCTCATTGAAAAGTATTGGCTCTTGGCTAACCAATCCCATTTGTTGCCTAAGCCAACTTATTCTTATCTTCCTAATATCAATGCCATCCAACATTACACAACCAGAGTCTGGATCGTAAAACCTTTCAATGAGGCTAATCACGGTTGATTTCCCACTCCCGCTCTCACCAACAAGTGCAACAGTCtgcatacaaaaaaaaaaaagagtaagcaAAATGAGATAGAATTTGGATTCTAAATGGTATTCAATTCTGCAATAAATTTACCTTTCCAGAAGGTATGCTGAGACACAAATCTTTGAATATTTGAATGTCTGGTCGTGTTGGGTACTTGAAACTAACATGTTCCAACTCAATATTGCCTGTAACGGTAGGTATTGTGGAACCATCTTCACTGCTTGAATCAATGGGGGGTTTTCTATCAAGAATCTCAAATATTGAAGCTGCTGAATCTTTAGCTTTATTGGTATCAGGAGCTAAAGCACTTGTTTGTGAAACACCAATGGCTGACACCGTTAATGCAAAGAAAACCTTGAATACTTCTTCAAATGTTGCTTTCCCATGCTTCACTAGTACAGCTCCAAGGTAAAAACAAAAGGCATTTGTGCAGTATAGAGCAAAGAAAGAGAAACCAAACCCGGAACCGCTTACGAGTCCGAGACGGACTCCTTGCTTCATTGGGGCTTGGCATTTCTCTTGGTATAAACCCATCACCCTCTTTTCTGAACAAAATGAAGCAACAGTTCTTATACCTCCTACTGCATCATTAGCTACTTGGCTTGCTTCTTCGTACATCAACTGCATTTTACATTCATTTACAtgttacatatatgcatataaatacaCGCTTTTTTCGTATAGCCGAAAcaattatcatcaagtatcagTATCACTGACCTTTGCATCCGCACTGAATCCCTTGAGAAATTTGGTCTGCAGGTATCCTTGAATTAATGTAAATGGCATGACAGCTAGGATTGCTATAGCTAATATCCAGTTAGCAGTAAATGCTATGACTAATCCTGCTACGATAGTAGTTATGTTTTGTACAATCAGGGCCAAGCTATCACCGACAAGGTTTCTTACAGTCGATGCATCGGTAGACAGTCTCGCACCGATGGCGCCACTGTGAAGTTTCACAAGAGATATTTGTTAAAAGCTGCAAGAAATTTcacataaggaaaaaaaaagtttggtTAAAGTATACCTCGAATTCTTAGGATCGTCGAACCAACTGATGTTTTGGTGGACTACTTTCTCGAACGTCAAGCAACGGATTCTTTGGATCAATTTCCCGCCTGCAACTCCGTAAAAGAAATTCTGCATCGGTCCGACCAATAGAATAACCACACCCATTCCAACATAACTAACTGCCCACACCTTGGAATCCTTTAACAGCTTACTTGGTGGTTCATAGAATGTTTTAATGGCTGATGAGAAAAGGAGACCAAATATTGGGAAAACCAGTCCATGTACAGCTGCAGCAATGGACCCAATCAATAGGACAGGTACCTCAGGCTTGTTAAGATTCGCCAGCCGTCTAATTGAAACACTTTTGCGTCTTTCGATTTTAGTTTCTTC includes these proteins:
- the LOC121208568 gene encoding uncharacterized protein, whose protein sequence is MPSGSKKRKAAKKNKEQAAKNENSSTNNNPHGNDDSKSQDEGDTYGGDVGSPASQDDHDHHHRFNHREEERERAPSPVESHVTMEKYVDKVTRDAESREKCGLDDVENTHVAIQHVEHDKISSCTSSSDDESRASKKKSREEAYVFGTVMSAEALKVAGDETHGTEISTDKSGLNESEVKLLLSSDGISRVELEGNEGQVFSYSSSPPAEASNVTEKTQDSEPRDHSKKQPLVASTPPTVQTTSFLSCCGLFDVLTGSGR
- the LOC107925016 gene encoding senescence-specific cysteine protease SAG39, encoding MASYGRVYQDPSEKDKRFQIFKENVEYIESHNADHTGKKYNLGVNEFKDLTNEEFKSMRNGYKMQRSTHVASSKTSSFRYENVPAVPSSMDWRSKGAVTNIKDQGQCGCCWAFSAVAAMEGITKLKTGNLVSLSEQELVDCDINGEDEGCSGGLMDDAFEFIITNKGLTTESIYPYQGVDGTCNKKAAANHAAQITGYEDVPSNSESALLKAVANQPVSVAIDAGGADFQHYKSGVFTGECGTSLDRGVTAVGNGEDDDGTKYWLVKNSWGTSWGEDGYIQMQRDIDAEEGLCGIAMEASYPTA